A genomic region of Methanosarcina thermophila TM-1 contains the following coding sequences:
- a CDS encoding DUF7524 family protein, whose amino-acid sequence MQQIFQNVIINRQELNSIEFEKESIEIPLSPGGEETFEILITNYGSPTHIHLSVSEELKGLITFLRDNPYVLQKEYVSAVARIPQEGKTLIQGQIFITAGYGSRKRGFPVQLGKTDTKPQEHPRDEVYAVDEEEELNSQKPVTRISGSRSANGSGRFSSFIRKSFTGGFPASAGRRTYRNVSGNERLSLNMAFGGVLLLIGLFFLYFILPSGLQFKVSFAQSLLFSILFVTCMTYVLLRIAEEG is encoded by the coding sequence TTGCAGCAGATATTCCAGAATGTTATTATTAACCGACAGGAACTAAACTCAATTGAGTTTGAAAAGGAAAGCATCGAGATTCCTCTTTCTCCCGGAGGAGAAGAGACCTTTGAGATCCTGATAACAAACTACGGATCTCCTACTCATATTCATCTCTCGGTAAGTGAAGAATTAAAAGGCCTGATCACTTTTTTGAGGGATAACCCGTATGTGCTTCAAAAAGAGTACGTCTCCGCAGTTGCAAGAATCCCGCAAGAAGGAAAGACACTAATCCAAGGGCAAATCTTTATCACAGCAGGTTACGGATCAAGAAAGAGAGGTTTCCCAGTTCAGCTTGGAAAGACAGACACAAAACCGCAGGAGCATCCGAGGGATGAAGTCTATGCAGTGGATGAGGAAGAGGAACTGAATTCTCAAAAGCCTGTAACGAGGATTTCTGGATCCAGATCTGCAAATGGGTCTGGAAGGTTTTCATCTTTTATTCGTAAAAGCTTTACAGGAGGATTTCCGGCTTCAGCAGGAAGAAGAACTTACAGGAATGTAAGTGGGAACGAAAGACTTTCTTTGAATATGGCTTTCGGAGGTGTTTTGCTACTTATAGGCCTGTTCTTCCTCTACTTTATTCTGCCATCAGGTCTGCAATTCAAAGTTAGTTTTGCGCAGTCGCTTTTATTTTCAATCCTATTTGTGACCTGTATGACATATGTCCTGTTAAGGATTGCAGAGGAAGGTTAA
- a CDS encoding methytransferase partner Trm112: protein MKKDLMDVLACPVCKGDLILNVVEENKEEVVSGTLYCPVCKEYYPIDEGIPNLLPPDLRN from the coding sequence GTGAAAAAAGATCTTATGGATGTTCTGGCTTGCCCTGTATGCAAGGGCGACCTGATTTTGAACGTTGTTGAAGAAAATAAAGAAGAGGTCGTCTCAGGAACCCTGTACTGCCCCGTATGCAAGGAGTACTATCCAATAGATGAGGGAATCCCAAACCTGCTTCCTCCTGACCTCAGGAACTGA